From Jeotgalibaca dankookensis, one genomic window encodes:
- a CDS encoding phage holin family protein, producing the protein MGFWQKIGINTLVFLALAYFLPGFTVASGWTALGASLVFAFVNIFVKPILHILSFPITFLTLGLFSFVINALMLSLTSALVGPGFQFSSFGITLLVSLLLSLVQGLVEGN; encoded by the coding sequence GTGGGATTCTGGCAAAAAATTGGGATTAATACGCTCGTTTTTCTCGCGTTAGCGTATTTTTTACCAGGCTTTACCGTAGCAAGTGGTTGGACTGCTCTAGGAGCAAGTTTAGTTTTTGCTTTCGTAAATATTTTTGTAAAGCCGATTTTACACATTTTATCATTTCCAATCACATTTCTAACTTTAGGATTGTTTAGTTTTGTGATTAACGCCTTAATGTTGAGTTTAACATCAGCATTAGTAGGACCAGGGTTTCAATTTTCATCCTTTGGTATTACACTACTCGTATCCTTGCTTTTATCATTGGTACAAGGGCTTGTTGAAGGAAATTAA
- the hprK gene encoding HPr(Ser) kinase/phosphatase, with protein MANSVTVKELTEASALKVFSGEEFLNKEITSTEIHRPGVELTGYFNFYPSWRIQLMGQTEVSFLARMSTEERLIIMRRLCQTETPCFIVARRIEPPIELVKACQEAGIPLLQAQSKTTRVSSNVTNLLESRLAERISMHGVLVDVHGIGVMIVGDSGVGKSETALELIQKGHRLVADDRIDLYQHDEDTLMGEAPAILRHLIEIRGIGIMDVMTLFGAGAVKQSNAVNLIVNLELWAKEKKYERLGSDETLETILNVPVPKITVPVKTGRNLAIIVEMAAMNYRAKSMGYNASETFERNLENLIKENTRKEL; from the coding sequence ATGGCTAATAGTGTAACAGTTAAGGAATTAACTGAAGCTTCAGCATTAAAGGTATTCAGTGGAGAAGAATTTTTAAATAAAGAAATTACCTCGACAGAAATTCATCGCCCAGGTGTTGAATTAACGGGCTACTTTAATTTTTATCCATCTTGGCGTATTCAACTAATGGGGCAGACAGAAGTATCCTTTTTAGCGCGTATGTCAACAGAAGAACGGTTAATTATTATGCGTCGTCTTTGCCAGACAGAGACGCCGTGTTTTATAGTTGCTAGGCGGATAGAGCCACCTATTGAACTGGTAAAAGCTTGTCAAGAAGCAGGAATTCCACTTCTCCAAGCACAATCGAAGACCACACGTGTTTCTAGTAATGTAACCAACTTATTAGAAAGTAGATTAGCAGAGCGGATTTCTATGCATGGCGTATTAGTAGATGTACATGGGATTGGCGTCATGATTGTAGGCGATTCTGGTGTGGGGAAATCTGAAACTGCACTAGAACTTATTCAAAAGGGGCACCGATTGGTAGCGGATGACCGTATTGATCTCTACCAACATGATGAAGACACCTTAATGGGCGAGGCGCCCGCTATTCTCCGTCATTTAATTGAAATTCGTGGAATTGGGATTATGGATGTCATGACGCTATTTGGAGCTGGAGCGGTTAAGCAATCAAACGCAGTTAATCTGATTGTAAATCTTGAGCTATGGGCAAAAGAGAAAAAATATGAACGTCTAGGTAGTGACGAAACACTTGAAACCATTCTGAATGTTCCTGTTCCTAAAATTACTGTGCCTGTTAAAACAGGACGCAATTTAGCAATTATTGTGGAGATGGCTGCGATGAACTATCGTGCAAAATCAATGGGGTATAATGCTTCAGAAACATTTGAGCGAAACTTAGAGAACTTAATCAAAGAGAATACACGAAAAGAACTCTAA
- the lgt gene encoding prolipoprotein diacylglyceryl transferase gives MTEFFAAIDPVAISIGRIEIAWYGIIIGIGMIIAMYMATNEGDKKGMPQDFILDLAFIMVPLAILGARLYYVIFKLDYYLANPDQILQIWNGGIAIYGALITGAIVIAVFTKKKKVPFMLTLDVLAPAVLIAQSIGRWGNFVNQEAHGREVSRQFLEGLFLPEFIINQMNIKGTFYHPTFLYESLWSLIGVGLLLYLRRKPQLLREGEVFLSYVIWYAFGRFFIEGMRTDSLYLFANIRVSQMLSVLLVLGAIAVWVYRRYNYYPKAPYYTEINIGMNKNKEIKQK, from the coding sequence ATGACAGAATTTTTTGCTGCAATTGATCCCGTTGCTATTTCGATAGGCAGGATTGAAATTGCTTGGTATGGGATTATTATCGGTATCGGTATGATTATCGCCATGTATATGGCTACAAATGAAGGTGACAAGAAAGGGATGCCGCAAGATTTTATTCTTGACCTGGCCTTTATCATGGTGCCATTGGCTATATTAGGAGCACGGCTATACTATGTTATTTTTAAACTGGATTATTACTTGGCAAACCCCGATCAAATTTTACAAATATGGAATGGCGGTATTGCTATTTATGGTGCTCTCATTACCGGAGCGATTGTGATTGCCGTTTTTACGAAGAAGAAAAAAGTTCCTTTCATGTTAACGTTAGACGTTCTGGCTCCCGCTGTTTTAATCGCCCAATCAATTGGACGCTGGGGGAATTTTGTGAACCAAGAGGCTCACGGGAGAGAAGTCAGTCGGCAATTTCTTGAAGGACTTTTCCTACCTGAATTTATTATTAACCAAATGAATATTAAAGGAACTTTCTATCATCCGACTTTCTTATACGAATCTTTATGGTCGCTAATAGGCGTTGGCCTCTTACTCTATTTACGTCGTAAGCCGCAATTACTCCGCGAAGGAGAAGTCTTTTTAAGTTATGTAATTTGGTACGCTTTTGGCCGATTCTTTATTGAAGGGATGCGGACAGACAGCTTATATTTATTTGCTAATATTCGTGTCTCACAGATGCTTTCTGTTCTTTTGGTACTTGGAGCAATTGCTGTATGGGTATATCGTCGTTATAACTATTATCCCAAAGCTCCTTACTATACAGAAATTAATATTGGGATGAATAAGAATAAGGAGATCAAACAAAAATGA
- a CDS encoding NAD(P)H-dependent glycerol-3-phosphate dehydrogenase: protein MKKKIAVLGAGSWGTALATVLDENGHEVRVWGNNHEQIDEINHTHTNKHYLPDVKLSPSIVAYTDMEQALNQADAILFVVPTKAIRPVAKQVNDLLDEKQKPVTIHASKGLEQESHKRISVILEEEISKEKHSGIVVLSGPSHAEEVAKRDITTITAASLYPFAAQFVQKLFMNHYFRVYTNQDVIGVEFGAALKNIIAVGAGALVGLGYGDNAKAALITRGLAEISRLGIAFGADPITFIGLSGVGDLVVTATSVHSRNWRTGNLIGKGVPLDKVLADMGMVVEGVQTTKAAYELAQEKNIEMPITKAIYQVLYEDAQVDQVIEDLMLRDRKAEASSENMGEEE, encoded by the coding sequence ATGAAAAAAAAGATAGCCGTACTAGGAGCAGGGTCTTGGGGAACTGCTCTGGCAACTGTATTAGATGAGAATGGTCACGAGGTAAGAGTATGGGGAAACAACCACGAACAAATTGATGAGATTAACCATACGCACACGAACAAGCACTACTTACCTGATGTAAAGTTATCACCTAGTATTGTGGCCTATACAGATATGGAACAAGCGCTTAATCAAGCAGACGCTATATTATTCGTCGTGCCAACGAAAGCGATTCGACCCGTAGCCAAGCAAGTCAATGATCTCCTTGATGAGAAACAAAAACCCGTTACTATTCATGCAAGTAAAGGATTAGAACAAGAGAGTCATAAACGAATATCGGTTATTTTAGAAGAAGAAATATCTAAAGAAAAACATAGTGGCATCGTAGTCCTATCTGGCCCGAGCCACGCAGAAGAAGTTGCCAAACGTGATATCACGACTATTACAGCAGCTTCACTTTATCCATTCGCTGCGCAATTTGTCCAAAAATTGTTTATGAATCACTACTTCCGTGTGTATACAAACCAAGATGTCATCGGTGTTGAATTTGGTGCTGCTTTAAAAAATATTATTGCCGTGGGAGCTGGTGCACTCGTTGGCTTGGGCTATGGTGATAATGCAAAAGCAGCCTTAATCACACGTGGTCTGGCTGAAATTAGCCGGCTAGGTATTGCTTTTGGAGCCGACCCGATTACTTTCATTGGTTTAAGCGGTGTAGGTGATTTAGTAGTAACGGCGACAAGTGTTCATTCACGTAACTGGCGAACTGGAAATCTAATTGGAAAAGGTGTTCCCTTAGATAAAGTTTTAGCAGATATGGGCATGGTTGTTGAAGGCGTTCAAACCACTAAAGCAGCTTATGAACTCGCACAAGAAAAAAACATCGAAATGCCAATCACAAAAGCGATTTACCAAGTCCTCTATGAAGATGCACAAGTTGATCAAGTTATTGAAGACCTCATGCTACGTGATCGAAAGGCAGAAGCATCATCAGAAAATATGGGTGAGGAGGAATAA
- the galU gene encoding UTP--glucose-1-phosphate uridylyltransferase GalU encodes MKKVRKAIIPAAGFGTRFLPATKAMAKEMLPIVDKPTIQFIVEEAVASGIEDILIVTGKSKRPIEDHFDSNIELEANLRDKGEADLLKLVEETTGIKIHFVRQSYPLGLGHAVLQGKAFVGDEPFVVMLGDDLMVDETPLSRQLIEGYERTSASTIAVMEVPHEETSKYGIIDPDNQLEENLLNVRRFVEKPNPEDAPSNYAIIGRYLLTPEIFAILENQEAGAGGEIQLTDAIDTLNKTQRVFAKNFTGKRFDVGDKFGFLTTSVSYGLEHPEMKEKLKKYLIELGQELEQAKK; translated from the coding sequence ATGAAAAAAGTTAGAAAAGCTATTATTCCTGCTGCAGGTTTTGGAACACGCTTCTTACCAGCTACAAAAGCAATGGCTAAAGAAATGCTACCCATTGTCGATAAGCCAACGATTCAATTTATTGTTGAAGAAGCAGTTGCCTCGGGAATTGAAGATATTTTAATTGTGACTGGGAAAAGCAAACGCCCGATTGAAGACCATTTTGATTCTAATATTGAGTTAGAAGCGAACTTGCGTGATAAAGGTGAAGCAGATTTACTGAAGTTAGTAGAAGAAACAACTGGAATTAAAATTCATTTTGTGCGTCAATCCTATCCATTAGGGTTAGGACATGCTGTTTTACAAGGAAAAGCCTTTGTAGGAGATGAACCGTTTGTAGTCATGCTAGGTGACGACTTAATGGTTGATGAAACCCCACTTTCTCGTCAATTAATAGAAGGCTATGAGCGAACGTCTGCTTCAACGATTGCCGTCATGGAAGTGCCACATGAAGAAACATCCAAATACGGAATCATTGACCCTGATAACCAACTAGAAGAGAATCTCTTAAATGTGCGACGGTTTGTTGAAAAACCCAATCCAGAAGATGCACCAAGTAACTATGCCATTATTGGCCGCTATTTGTTGACTCCTGAAATATTCGCAATATTAGAAAATCAAGAAGCCGGTGCTGGAGGAGAAATTCAGTTAACGGATGCTATTGATACCCTTAATAAAACACAACGTGTGTTTGCGAAGAATTTCACCGGGAAACGTTTTGATGTTGGAGATAAATTTGGCTTCTTAACAACCAGTGTCAGCTACGGACTGGAACACCCTGAAATGAAAGAAAAACTAAAAAAATACCTGATTGAACTAGGTCAAGAATTAGAGCAAGCAAAAAAGTAG
- the trxB gene encoding thioredoxin-disulfide reductase has protein sequence MELTEKIYDVVIIGAGPGGMTAALYASRSNLKTLILERGMPGGELINTAEVENYPGFESILGPELADNMYKSALRFGAEHVYGDVSGIKQDGAYYQVEAGKKTYKTKSVIIATGSKYRKLNVPGEEEYAGRGVSYCAVCDGAFFRDKELAVIGGGDSAVEEGTYLTQFADVDIVHRRDELRAQKILQERAFKNEKVDFIWDTVVEGIVGDDKKVTGVSIKNLKTNEVTTHPVDGVFVYVGILPQTDAFLDLNITDEEGWIVTNDLMETSLPGVFAVGDVRKKTLRQVTTAVGDGAEAGNRAFHYVETWNEKNQA, from the coding sequence ATGGAATTAACAGAAAAAATATATGATGTCGTTATAATTGGAGCGGGCCCAGGCGGAATGACTGCCGCTTTGTATGCCTCTCGTTCTAACCTAAAAACGCTTATTCTGGAACGTGGAATGCCAGGTGGCGAGTTAATCAATACTGCTGAAGTTGAAAACTATCCAGGATTTGAGTCTATTTTAGGACCAGAACTAGCTGATAATATGTACAAAAGCGCATTGCGATTTGGAGCCGAACATGTCTATGGTGATGTTAGTGGCATTAAACAAGATGGTGCTTACTATCAAGTAGAAGCAGGCAAGAAAACATATAAAACAAAATCAGTAATTATTGCCACAGGATCAAAATACCGTAAATTAAATGTTCCAGGCGAAGAAGAGTACGCCGGGCGGGGCGTCTCTTATTGTGCCGTATGTGATGGTGCCTTTTTCCGTGATAAAGAACTGGCGGTTATCGGTGGGGGGGACTCAGCAGTTGAAGAGGGAACGTATCTAACCCAATTTGCTGATGTTGATATCGTCCATCGCCGTGATGAACTACGTGCGCAAAAGATTTTACAAGAACGAGCATTTAAAAATGAAAAAGTTGACTTTATTTGGGATACTGTTGTTGAAGGAATCGTCGGGGACGATAAAAAAGTAACTGGTGTTTCAATAAAAAACCTTAAAACAAATGAAGTAACGACACATCCAGTAGATGGCGTGTTTGTCTATGTAGGAATCTTGCCACAAACAGATGCTTTCTTAGACTTAAACATAACTGATGAAGAAGGTTGGATTGTGACCAACGATTTGATGGAAACAAGCTTGCCTGGTGTTTTTGCTGTTGGGGATGTGCGCAAAAAAACATTGCGTCAAGTAACGACTGCAGTCGGTGACGGCGCTGAAGCTGGAAACCGCGCGTTTCATTATGTTGAAACTTGGAATGAAAAAAACCAAGCTTAA
- a CDS encoding IS30 family transposase — translation MSYTHFTIAERSKIETLRDLGFSIRRIARILGRAPSSVSRELNRNPYYQCDQAQERYKQKKANCGAKSKLTSEIKEKVQEKLTLTWSPEQIVGRLFQGKISFKTIYRWLYYGLLQVPLSVLRQKGKRQKPKETRGRFNIGTSISKRPKDVKKRTTFGHWELDTVVSGRGQAKGCVATFLERKSRWYLAIKIPNRSASSMEGAIRKLTTLFPETAFQSFTTDRGKEFSCYPVIEEDLSIPVYFADPYSSWQRGSNENSNGLLREFFPKRTNFDHVEQEELQKALYLINNRPRKCLGYRTPHEVFMEEVLHLI, via the coding sequence ATGAGCTACACTCATTTTACCATAGCCGAACGCTCAAAAATAGAAACGCTTCGTGATCTAGGTTTTTCGATCCGCCGGATCGCTCGAATCCTTGGTCGTGCCCCTTCTTCTGTTTCACGGGAACTGAACAGGAACCCATATTATCAGTGTGATCAGGCACAGGAACGCTATAAACAAAAGAAAGCGAACTGTGGAGCAAAATCAAAGTTGACTTCTGAAATCAAAGAAAAGGTTCAGGAAAAACTAACTCTTACCTGGTCTCCAGAACAAATTGTAGGCCGGCTATTTCAAGGGAAAATTTCTTTCAAAACAATCTATCGCTGGCTCTATTACGGTCTCTTACAAGTTCCATTGTCCGTTCTGAGACAAAAAGGCAAACGACAGAAACCAAAAGAAACCAGAGGAAGATTCAATATCGGAACCTCTATTTCAAAACGACCAAAAGACGTCAAGAAGCGAACGACCTTCGGTCACTGGGAGCTGGACACCGTCGTATCAGGACGCGGACAGGCAAAAGGTTGCGTTGCTACTTTCCTAGAGAGGAAAAGCCGCTGGTACCTCGCCATCAAAATACCCAACCGTTCCGCTTCCTCAATGGAAGGGGCTATACGAAAACTGACTACGCTTTTTCCTGAAACTGCCTTCCAAAGTTTTACGACAGACAGAGGAAAGGAATTCAGCTGTTATCCTGTCATTGAAGAAGACTTAAGCATCCCTGTTTATTTCGCAGATCCTTATTCTTCTTGGCAACGAGGAAGCAATGAAAACAGTAATGGACTCCTGAGGGAGTTCTTTCCGAAGAGAACCAACTTTGATCATGTGGAACAGGAAGAACTTCAAAAAGCTTTGTACCTGATTAATAATAGACCAAGAAAATGTCTTGGCTACCGAACGCCTCACGAGGTCTTTATGGAAGAGGTGTTGCACTTAATTTGA
- a CDS encoding amino acid ABC transporter permease has translation MLFFELFIEHFPSFMEAMGKTVQITLFSLLFGLIIGIVFGLMKVSHNKILQSISNLYIWIIRGTPLLVQIYFIYFGLPMATGISLTEWQAGIITMSLNAGAYIAEIVRGGIESIDPGQMEAARSLGLPYNKAMMKVVLPQALRTMLPSLINQFIITLKDTSLLSVIGVRELTMNGKIITANNMETIRMWGIVAIYYLIVISILTLIADKVEAKVSKSKVKA, from the coding sequence ATGTTATTTTTTGAGTTATTCATCGAACATTTTCCTTCATTTATGGAAGCCATGGGAAAAACGGTTCAGATTACACTCTTCTCTTTATTATTTGGTCTCATTATAGGGATTGTCTTTGGATTAATGAAAGTTTCTCATAATAAAATTTTACAATCCATATCAAATTTATATATTTGGATTATCAGAGGAACCCCACTACTTGTGCAAATTTATTTTATTTATTTTGGTCTCCCAATGGCGACCGGTATTAGTTTAACAGAATGGCAAGCGGGAATTATTACAATGAGCTTAAATGCTGGCGCTTATATTGCTGAAATTGTTCGCGGAGGGATTGAGTCCATTGATCCTGGTCAAATGGAAGCAGCGCGTAGTTTAGGGTTGCCCTATAACAAAGCCATGATGAAGGTTGTTTTACCGCAAGCATTACGGACCATGTTACCGTCTCTTATTAACCAATTTATTATTACCTTGAAAGATACCTCTCTCTTATCGGTCATCGGGGTTCGAGAGTTGACAATGAATGGGAAAATTATTACGGCTAATAACATGGAAACAATTCGAATGTGGGGAATCGTTGCGATTTATTACTTGATTGTTATTTCGATATTAACCTTAATTGCAGATAAGGTAGAAGCTAAGGTTTCTAAAAGTAAAGTTAAAGCATAA
- a CDS encoding transporter substrate-binding domain-containing protein produces the protein MKLKKMLGLTTLALSASLLVACGSEATDTTESGADSTASEKYIIGTDTTFAPFEFENDEGDFVGIDIDLLAAIAEDQGFEYELRTLGFNAAVTALEAGQVDGVIAGMSITEEREQKYDFSNPYYSTKTGVAVDPKKGISDLSELKGQQIAVKTGTTGAEYAESIKDEYGFDVKYVEDSATMYQDVLTGNSAAAFEDYAVIQYEITRGMGLEVISQSEEGGQYGFATLKGKQADLVEKFNAGLENLKESGKYDEIISTYLGE, from the coding sequence ATGAAATTAAAAAAAATGTTGGGGTTAACAACGTTGGCCTTAAGTGCTAGTTTGTTAGTTGCATGTGGCTCTGAAGCGACAGATACAACTGAATCGGGAGCCGACAGTACCGCTTCTGAAAAATATATTATCGGTACCGACACAACCTTTGCACCTTTTGAGTTTGAAAATGACGAAGGCGACTTTGTAGGGATTGATATTGATCTCCTAGCAGCTATTGCAGAGGATCAAGGTTTTGAATATGAGTTACGTACATTAGGCTTTAATGCTGCTGTAACAGCCCTAGAAGCAGGTCAAGTAGACGGTGTTATCGCGGGCATGTCTATCACTGAAGAACGTGAACAAAAGTATGATTTTTCAAATCCTTATTACTCAACTAAAACGGGTGTTGCTGTTGATCCTAAAAAAGGAATTAGCGATTTGTCTGAATTAAAAGGACAACAAATTGCCGTTAAAACAGGTACTACTGGAGCAGAGTATGCTGAAAGTATTAAAGATGAGTACGGATTTGATGTCAAATATGTTGAAGACTCAGCTACGATGTATCAAGATGTTTTAACAGGTAACTCAGCTGCTGCATTTGAAGACTACGCGGTTATCCAATATGAAATAACTCGTGGAATGGGACTAGAAGTAATTTCTCAATCTGAAGAAGGCGGTCAATATGGATTTGCAACCTTAAAAGGTAAACAAGCCGATCTCGTTGAGAAATTTAACGCCGGACTTGAAAATTTAAAAGAGAGCGGCAAATATGACGAAATTATTTCTACCTATCTAGGTGAATAA
- a CDS encoding phospho-sugar mutase: MSYRQTYGKWQSHTNLDPHLKSELNQLEGKDDQIKDAFYSALEFGTAGMRGILGPGINRMNIYTVRQATEGLARLMESKGEEEKKRGVAIAYDSRRMSPEFAMEAAKTLGAHGIPAYVFESLRPTPELSFAVRHLNALTGIMITASHNPADYNGYKVYGEDGGQMPPNDAEALTDYIRAIESPLDIAIMDEETLNEKGLLHIIGEEVDQAYLDLVKTVTVNPELVSEMSQEMSLVFTPLHGTGKMLGERALRNAGFENFNLVPEQAEADSNFTTVKSPNPEDPGAFEYAEKLGREIGADILVATDPDADRLGASVRKSDGSYQVLTGNQIASLMVDYLLLAKKETNQLPENAVILKSIVSSEFPTVIAESYGVEMVDVLTGFKFIAEKIQQYEEDKSHTFQFGFEESYGYLVKPFVRDKDAIQALVLLAEVAAYYKKKGQTLYDGLQDLFKKHGYYKEKTISVTMSGLSGAEKIAALMAQFREEALTEIGDLAVTKTEDFQTSTTTFADGKTKAIDMPSSNVLKYTLEDESWIAIRPSGTEPKIKFYIGAKADSNEAVDTKVEKLEASIEALTAE, from the coding sequence ATGAGTTACAGACAGACATACGGAAAATGGCAGTCACATACAAATTTAGATCCACACTTAAAAAGTGAGTTAAATCAGTTGGAAGGTAAAGATGACCAAATTAAAGATGCATTTTACTCTGCATTAGAATTTGGAACAGCAGGAATGCGAGGCATTTTAGGTCCTGGTATCAATCGTATGAATATTTATACGGTTCGACAAGCAACAGAAGGATTAGCACGTCTCATGGAGTCCAAAGGTGAAGAAGAGAAAAAGCGTGGTGTTGCGATTGCTTATGATTCTAGAAGAATGTCACCAGAGTTTGCAATGGAAGCTGCCAAAACATTAGGTGCTCACGGAATTCCAGCTTATGTTTTTGAATCACTCCGTCCGACACCAGAACTATCTTTTGCAGTGCGTCACCTCAATGCTCTAACGGGTATTATGATTACAGCTAGCCACAATCCAGCTGATTATAATGGCTACAAGGTATATGGTGAAGATGGTGGACAAATGCCACCAAACGATGCAGAAGCATTGACCGACTACATTCGCGCAATTGAATCGCCTTTGGACATTGCAATTATGGATGAGGAAACTTTGAATGAAAAGGGACTCTTACATATCATTGGAGAAGAAGTCGATCAGGCTTACCTTGATTTAGTCAAGACCGTAACCGTTAATCCTGAACTTGTTTCCGAAATGAGCCAAGAAATGTCCCTTGTTTTTACACCTCTCCACGGAACGGGGAAAATGCTGGGTGAACGTGCCTTACGAAATGCTGGGTTTGAGAATTTCAACCTTGTACCGGAACAAGCAGAAGCAGACTCAAACTTTACAACCGTTAAATCACCTAACCCAGAAGATCCGGGTGCTTTTGAATATGCTGAAAAACTAGGCCGTGAAATTGGTGCAGATATTCTGGTTGCAACCGACCCAGATGCTGACCGATTAGGTGCTTCCGTACGCAAGAGTGATGGCTCTTATCAAGTATTAACCGGTAATCAAATTGCTTCCTTGATGGTAGACTACTTGCTATTAGCTAAAAAAGAAACCAACCAATTACCAGAAAATGCAGTTATTTTAAAATCCATTGTATCAAGTGAATTTCCAACTGTTATTGCGGAATCTTATGGTGTCGAAATGGTGGATGTTTTGACTGGATTTAAGTTTATTGCTGAAAAGATTCAACAATACGAAGAAGATAAGAGTCACACCTTCCAATTTGGCTTCGAGGAAAGCTATGGCTATCTTGTCAAACCGTTTGTTCGAGATAAAGATGCGATTCAAGCCCTCGTTTTATTAGCAGAAGTAGCAGCTTATTATAAGAAAAAAGGCCAAACCTTATACGATGGCTTACAAGATTTATTTAAGAAGCATGGCTATTATAAAGAAAAAACCATTTCCGTTACGATGAGTGGTTTAAGTGGTGCAGAAAAAATTGCAGCGCTAATGGCGCAATTTAGAGAAGAGGCACTCACTGAGATTGGTGATCTTGCTGTTACAAAGACTGAGGACTTCCAAACCTCTACGACGACCTTTGCTGACGGGAAGACTAAAGCAATCGATATGCCAAGTTCAAACGTACTGAAGTATACCTTAGAAGATGAGAGTTGGATTGCTATCAGACCAAGTGGAACCGAACCAAAAATTAAGTTTTATATTGGTGCAAAAGCAGATAGCAACGAAGCGGTTGACACTAAGGTAGAAAAATTAGAAGCAAGTATTGAAGCGTTGACAGCTGAATAA
- the rapZ gene encoding RNase adapter RapZ — translation MTDTLELVIITGMSGAGKTVVLQTFEDLGYFCVDNMPPSLLPKFWELVKESGKITKVCLVIDLRSRVFFDEIMSAIGSLDNTSFVTTKTVFLDADDDVLVSRYKETRRSHPLAQSSGRVMSGIKEERELLADIRSRAQWIVNTSKTTPRELREMILEKFQTDDEHLFHIEVVSFGFKYAAPIDADIMMDVRFLPNPHYIENLRPLTGLDKPVYDYVMQQPETETFYRKFIDLLDYVTPGYKREGKTSLTIAIGCTGGQHRSVALSERIASHLKNDGYPVNISHRDKDKRKQATHRS, via the coding sequence ATGACCGATACATTAGAATTAGTAATTATTACTGGTATGAGTGGTGCTGGAAAAACGGTTGTCTTACAAACATTTGAAGACTTAGGGTATTTTTGCGTGGATAATATGCCGCCGAGTTTACTCCCTAAGTTTTGGGAGCTAGTAAAAGAATCAGGAAAAATTACCAAAGTATGTCTGGTAATTGACTTGCGTTCCCGCGTCTTTTTTGATGAAATTATGTCCGCAATTGGGAGTTTAGATAATACATCTTTTGTTACTACCAAAACCGTATTTTTGGATGCCGATGATGATGTTTTAGTATCACGTTATAAGGAAACACGCCGTAGTCATCCGTTAGCACAATCTTCCGGACGCGTAATGTCGGGAATTAAAGAAGAACGTGAGCTTTTAGCTGATATCCGTAGCCGTGCGCAGTGGATTGTTAATACAAGTAAAACCACGCCACGCGAACTACGTGAAATGATTCTTGAAAAATTCCAAACGGACGATGAACACTTATTCCATATAGAAGTGGTTTCTTTCGGGTTTAAGTATGCGGCTCCGATTGATGCCGATATTATGATGGATGTCCGTTTCTTACCAAACCCGCATTACATTGAAAATTTGCGTCCTTTAACTGGACTTGATAAACCAGTTTATGATTACGTAATGCAACAACCCGAAACAGAAACCTTTTACCGAAAATTTATTGATTTATTAGACTACGTGACACCTGGTTATAAACGTGAAGGAAAAACCAGTTTAACAATTGCTATTGGCTGTACCGGAGGACAACATCGTTCCGTTGCCCTCTCTGAACGTATTGCCAGTCATTTAAAAAACGATGGGTATCCAGTGAATATCTCCCATCGTGATAAAGATAAACGGAAGCAGGCAACACACCGCTCATGA